A part of Methanohalobium evestigatum Z-7303 genomic DNA contains:
- a CDS encoding RNA-guided endonuclease InsQ/TnpB family protein translates to MYLTQKNHVKADKQKYEVLKRITKLSKNLYNFTLYTTRQYYFENGKYINHESAYHLVKDNENYKMLPSQVAQQTMKVVDRNMKSFFRVLGERKRGNYNRPVKMPEYLPKDSKFVCIFPKDMFKINDGFIRLSMGRDFYKNYGVRYLYFKLPENIIGKHIKEVRIIPKYNGQWFEIEYVYRDIGEKVDLDYNKHLSIDLGVNNFATCVDTNGTAFIIEGRGLKSYNRWWNKVKSGLQSVYDKQGIKSGQKLNWLFEKRKNKLNDFMNQSVNYIVKHCIDNNIGNIIIGELKDIKQNFNMGKKNNQTFQTIPFGKFKQKLRSKCEYYGINCIEVDEAYTSKTDALALEPIEKHQKYMGKRVKRGLFQSSTGKLLNADVNGALNILRKVVGDSLTGITDSGCVNHPRRIRLFGVNSF, encoded by the coding sequence ATGTATCTCACCCAGAAAAACCATGTTAAAGCGGATAAACAGAAGTATGAAGTCCTGAAAAGGATTACTAAATTGTCTAAAAACCTGTACAATTTTACTCTGTACACTACAAGACAATACTATTTTGAAAATGGAAAGTACATTAATCACGAATCCGCTTACCACTTGGTAAAAGATAATGAGAATTACAAAATGCTGCCTTCACAGGTCGCACAGCAGACCATGAAAGTGGTAGACAGAAACATGAAATCGTTTTTCAGGGTTCTGGGCGAGAGAAAAAGAGGTAACTACAACCGACCTGTAAAGATGCCTGAATACTTACCTAAAGACTCTAAATTTGTATGTATATTCCCAAAAGATATGTTCAAAATCAACGATGGATTCATCAGATTGTCTATGGGTAGAGATTTCTACAAAAACTATGGTGTGAGATACCTGTACTTCAAGTTACCTGAAAACATAATCGGTAAACACATAAAAGAAGTAAGGATAATCCCGAAGTATAACGGACAATGGTTTGAGATAGAGTATGTTTACAGGGATATCGGTGAAAAAGTCGATTTAGACTACAATAAACATCTATCTATTGATTTGGGAGTGAACAATTTTGCAACCTGTGTAGATACCAATGGGACTGCTTTCATCATAGAAGGCAGGGGTTTGAAATCTTATAACCGTTGGTGGAACAAAGTCAAAAGTGGGTTGCAGTCTGTATATGATAAACAGGGTATTAAATCAGGTCAGAAACTGAACTGGTTGTTCGAGAAAAGGAAGAACAAACTCAACGATTTCATGAATCAGAGTGTTAACTATATCGTCAAACACTGTATAGATAATAACATCGGCAACATCATAATCGGAGAACTGAAAGACATAAAGCAGAACTTCAATATGGGTAAAAAGAATAACCAGACTTTTCAAACTATACCCTTTGGTAAATTCAAACAGAAACTTCGGTCTAAATGTGAGTACTACGGTATCAATTGTATAGAAGTTGATGAGGCATATACCAGTAAAACCGATGCTCTTGCATTAGAACCCATTGAAAAACACCAAAAATACATGGGTAAAAGAGTCAAGAGGGGATTGTTCCAGTCTTCTACTGGTAAATTGCTCAATGCCGATGTTAATGGAGCATTGAACATATTAAGAAAAGTAGTCGGTGATTCTCTTACAGGGATAACCGATAGTGGATGTGTGAACCATCCAAGAAGGATAAGGCTCTTTGGAGTAAACTCCTTTTGA
- a CDS encoding CDC48 family AAA ATPase → MNENITVHVSRAYHKDVGKGIARVDRESMQKLGAVSGDIIEIRSKKQGYAVIQPFYENDTAKDVIRIDGNTRSNTGVGIDDIVVVSKIQAKTADKVTLAPAKPVHFVKGAQYLSRMLEGRPVTRGEWVRVETVNEPLYFVVVSIKPAGPAVVTNDTSIRLKDESVDSEGETTERITYEDIGGLKREIGLVREMIELPLRHPELFQKLGIEPPKGVMVYGPSGTGKTLIAKAVAYETDANFISLSGPEIMSKYYGESEEKLREIFEEAENDAPSIIFIDEIDSIAPKRGEVSGEVEQRIVAQLLSLMDGLKSRGEVIVIAATNRPSSVDEALRRGGRFDREIEIEIPDRDARLEILKVHTRGMPFDNDIVLDELADITHGFVGADLASLCKEAAMRALRKIMPHIKIEEEIPPDILDSLKVTKNDFYEALKNIEPSAMREVVVEVAHINWDDIGGLDNAKQELSEAVEWPLKYPDLFKAVNTTPPRGVILYGPPGTGKTMLAKAVSGESEANFISIKGPELLSKYVGESERAIRETFRKAKQAAPTVIFIDEIDSIAPRRGKSNDSNVTERVVSQILTEMDGIEELKDVVVIAATNRLDIVDPALLRPGRFDRMVYVSIPEKESRKMIFNIHLEGKPLADNVDIEKLANITEGYSGADIEAICREAALLALREVIKPGLSKSEAKDIANRIKINWSHFEKAIARTKPTTSKKDMQFYDQNARMYIQSDSDSNNG, encoded by the coding sequence ATGAACGAAAATATAACAGTTCATGTTTCCAGAGCTTATCATAAAGATGTGGGGAAGGGTATCGCCAGGGTGGACAGAGAGTCAATGCAGAAACTCGGCGCAGTCAGTGGGGACATTATAGAAATCAGAAGCAAAAAACAGGGATATGCAGTTATCCAGCCATTTTATGAAAACGATACAGCAAAAGATGTCATCAGAATAGATGGCAATACAAGAAGCAATACAGGTGTAGGTATTGACGACATAGTTGTAGTCAGTAAAATACAGGCTAAAACCGCAGATAAAGTTACACTTGCACCTGCAAAACCTGTTCATTTTGTCAAAGGGGCGCAGTATCTTTCACGTATGCTTGAGGGCAGACCTGTCACACGTGGTGAATGGGTCAGAGTGGAAACTGTTAATGAACCACTATATTTTGTAGTAGTTTCCATCAAACCTGCCGGTCCTGCAGTCGTTACTAATGACACATCTATCAGATTAAAAGATGAATCCGTTGACAGTGAAGGTGAAACTACCGAAAGGATAACCTATGAAGATATCGGTGGTCTCAAACGCGAAATCGGTCTTGTAAGGGAAATGATAGAACTTCCGCTAAGACACCCTGAATTATTCCAAAAACTTGGGATTGAACCTCCAAAAGGTGTAATGGTTTATGGTCCATCAGGAACTGGTAAAACTCTGATTGCAAAAGCTGTCGCCTATGAAACAGATGCGAATTTTATATCTCTCAGCGGACCTGAAATAATGTCCAAATACTATGGAGAAAGCGAGGAAAAATTGCGTGAGATATTTGAAGAGGCAGAAAATGATGCTCCATCTATAATCTTTATCGATGAAATTGATTCCATTGCACCAAAACGTGGTGAGGTTTCCGGGGAAGTAGAACAAAGGATTGTAGCACAACTTCTCTCACTAATGGACGGACTCAAATCCAGAGGAGAAGTAATAGTTATTGCAGCAACTAATCGCCCGAGTTCAGTGGATGAAGCTCTAAGACGTGGCGGTAGGTTTGACCGGGAAATAGAGATAGAAATACCTGACAGAGATGCAAGGCTGGAAATTTTAAAAGTACATACCAGAGGAATGCCGTTTGATAATGATATTGTCCTTGATGAACTGGCAGATATTACACATGGTTTTGTTGGAGCAGACCTTGCATCACTCTGTAAAGAAGCGGCAATGAGAGCTTTGAGAAAAATAATGCCGCATATTAAAATTGAGGAAGAAATACCACCGGATATACTGGATAGCCTGAAAGTTACAAAAAACGATTTTTATGAAGCCCTTAAAAACATTGAACCCTCTGCCATGAGGGAAGTGGTTGTAGAGGTAGCACATATCAACTGGGATGATATAGGGGGTCTGGATAATGCTAAACAGGAACTTTCAGAAGCTGTTGAATGGCCTCTTAAATATCCTGATTTGTTTAAAGCGGTGAATACAACTCCTCCAAGAGGGGTTATACTCTATGGTCCCCCTGGCACAGGAAAAACCATGCTTGCAAAAGCCGTTTCCGGTGAAAGTGAGGCTAATTTTATAAGTATAAAAGGTCCGGAACTGTTGAGTAAGTATGTAGGAGAGTCAGAACGTGCTATAAGAGAGACGTTTAGAAAAGCTAAACAGGCAGCACCTACAGTGATTTTTATTGATGAAATCGATTCTATTGCACCTCGTCGCGGAAAAAGTAACGATTCCAATGTTACAGAGCGTGTAGTAAGCCAGATACTTACAGAAATGGATGGTATAGAAGAACTCAAAGATGTGGTTGTTATAGCCGCCACAAACCGGTTGGATATAGTTGACCCCGCCCTTCTGCGTCCAGGACGTTTCGACAGGATGGTGTATGTGAGTATTCCTGAAAAAGAGAGTAGAAAAATGATATTTAACATACATCTTGAAGGCAAACCACTTGCAGATAACGTGGACATTGAAAAACTTGCAAATATAACAGAAGGTTATTCAGGAGCGGATATAGAAGCTATCTGTAGAGAAGCAGCTTTGCTTGCACTTCGTGAAGTTATAAAACCAGGACTCAGCAAATCCGAAGCAAAGGATATTGCAAATAGAATAAAAATTAACTGGTCACATTTTGAAAAAGCCATTGCAAGAACAAAACCTACTACATCCAAAAAAGACATGCAGTTCTATGACCAGAATGCGAGGATGTATATCCAGTCTGATTCAGATTCAAACAATGGCTGA
- a CDS encoding (5-formylfuran-3-yl)methyl phosphate synthase yields the protein MKLLVSPINTEEAVSACNGGADIIDVKNPKEGSLGANFPWVIKEVKDSIDSKKPISATIGDFNYKPGTASLAAYGAASSGAEYIKVGLYDIQTEEQAYDMLENITNSVKSYDSNKKVVACGYSDYQRINSISPMKLPEIGANAGVDLVMMDTGHKDGKSTFYFMSENTLSEFVDLAHSYGLETALAGSIKFDDLEPLKRIKPDIIGVRGIVCGGDRNTIVQEELVTKVKAQL from the coding sequence ATGAAATTATTAGTTAGTCCAATCAATACAGAAGAAGCGGTTTCTGCCTGTAACGGTGGTGCTGATATAATCGATGTTAAAAATCCAAAAGAGGGTTCACTTGGAGCTAACTTCCCCTGGGTTATAAAAGAAGTGAAGGATTCCATCGATTCAAAAAAACCTATCAGTGCAACTATAGGTGATTTCAATTATAAACCCGGAACTGCGTCCCTTGCTGCCTATGGTGCTGCATCATCAGGTGCTGAATATATAAAAGTAGGACTTTATGACATCCAGACAGAAGAACAGGCATATGATATGCTGGAAAACATAACAAATTCAGTAAAAAGTTATGACAGTAATAAAAAGGTCGTAGCCTGTGGATACTCTGATTATCAGCGTATAAATTCCATATCTCCGATGAAACTTCCAGAAATCGGTGCAAATGCAGGAGTAGACCTTGTTATGATGGATACAGGTCATAAAGATGGTAAATCTACTTTTTATTTCATGTCGGAAAATACATTATCAGAATTTGTGGATTTGGCACACAGTTATGGTCTTGAGACTGCTCTTGCTGGTTCTATAAAATTTGATGACCTTGAACCGCTTAAAAGGATAAAACCGGATATTATAGGTGTTAGAGGTATTGTGTGTGGCGGTGACCGGAACACTATTGTACAGGAAGAACTTGTGACAAAAGTCAAAGCTCAACTCTAA
- a CDS encoding HisA/HisF-related TIM barrel protein: MFRMVLVLDIYNRNVVHAKGGDRKHYHPINQTSKICNSSNPIEIIETVRPKEVYAADLNILQGTGSCNTNYEVISSISEKTSTMVDMGITSFNDISDALSIADKIVLGTETASIDVISKAAYYYPGRINVSIDKKDNKILKTDPDIPDNPFEIIKILNDVNIQDVIVLDMDSVGTSSGVDSEFLSNVVSCSKHDILLGGGVRDVDDIETLKNAGVKGALVATALHNRSIPVEMVR, encoded by the coding sequence ATGTTTCGAATGGTATTAGTACTGGATATATATAATCGTAATGTAGTACATGCAAAAGGTGGAGACCGCAAACATTACCATCCAATAAATCAGACCAGTAAGATTTGTAACAGTTCCAACCCGATTGAAATAATAGAAACCGTAAGACCCAAAGAAGTTTATGCAGCGGATTTAAATATATTGCAAGGAACTGGTAGTTGTAATACAAATTATGAGGTGATCAGTTCAATATCAGAAAAAACCAGTACAATGGTTGATATGGGTATAACATCATTTAATGATATATCAGATGCATTATCCATCGCAGATAAAATTGTTCTGGGAACTGAAACCGCATCAATAGATGTTATATCTAAAGCCGCATACTATTACCCAGGTCGTATAAATGTCAGCATTGATAAAAAGGATAATAAAATTCTAAAAACTGACCCTGATATACCCGATAATCCTTTTGAGATTATTAAAATTTTAAATGATGTTAATATACAGGATGTTATTGTTCTTGATATGGACAGTGTAGGCACTTCAAGTGGTGTGGATTCAGAATTTTTAAGTAATGTTGTATCCTGTTCAAAACATGATATTCTTCTTGGCGGCGGTGTCAGGGATGTAGATGACATCGAAACCCTTAAAAATGCTGGTGTAAAGGGTGCACTTGTAGCCACAGCATTACATAACAGGTCAATCCCAGTAGAGATGGTAAGGTGA
- the tmk gene encoding dTMP kinase, translating into MKGKLITLEGIDGSGKSTITERLMNHPSLSNVVFTREPTKNWIGKAVEQAIRSDTDQIAEFFLFTSDHAEHISKTIYPAIENGKNVISDRYLDSRCAYQGVTLSEKFEDPIKWVQKIHDGWTIIPDLTIFLDIDPEFAIERCGNRGEQTKFEKMEFLQQVYDNYQRLMKDNPERFVVVDSSQPIEEVEKDVVDIITSYI; encoded by the coding sequence ATGAAAGGCAAATTGATCACACTTGAAGGTATTGATGGTTCAGGTAAATCCACCATTACAGAACGGCTAATGAATCATCCGTCACTTTCTAATGTAGTATTTACAAGAGAACCAACAAAAAACTGGATTGGAAAAGCCGTAGAACAGGCTATACGTTCGGATACCGACCAGATTGCAGAATTTTTCCTGTTCACCTCCGACCATGCCGAACACATATCAAAGACAATATATCCTGCTATTGAGAACGGTAAAAATGTTATTTCTGACAGGTATCTGGACAGCAGATGTGCCTATCAGGGTGTCACTCTTTCGGAAAAATTTGAAGACCCGATAAAATGGGTTCAAAAAATCCATGACGGCTGGACTATTATACCAGACCTTACAATTTTCCTTGATATTGACCCCGAATTTGCTATTGAGCGGTGCGGCAATAGGGGAGAACAGACCAAATTCGAGAAGATGGAGTTTTTACAACAGGTATATGATAACTATCAAAGACTTATGAAAGATAACCCTGAGAGGTTTGTTGTTGTGGATTCAAGCCAGCCAATAGAAGAAGTGGAAAAAGATGTGGTGGATATAATCACATCTTATATATGA
- a CDS encoding DUF166 domain-containing protein, which produces MTTIGVITRGKYGKRLIDTLRSKSDFNIVTAELPTKLPEFIDEPDVYFNNLDLDNKVFKADILITYSLHPDLTSEIARIAGRSGVRALIVPGGTSRAPINELERYSKEYGIHIEVDDICCALDSCPETSEFTSIFGRPALKIKTDERKITDVDVIRGAPCGSTWYMAENLIGTDIKDAASYGGLLIQQYPCRAVRGGKGGIHESAELHKKAIEKAIEKALEK; this is translated from the coding sequence ATGACTACAATCGGTGTAATTACAAGAGGTAAATACGGGAAACGGTTAATCGATACTCTCAGGTCAAAAAGCGATTTTAATATTGTAACTGCAGAACTTCCGACAAAACTCCCTGAATTTATTGATGAACCAGATGTTTATTTCAACAACCTTGACCTTGATAACAAGGTATTTAAAGCTGACATTTTAATAACCTATTCACTACATCCCGACCTTACATCAGAAATCGCACGTATTGCAGGTAGATCAGGTGTCAGGGCGCTGATTGTTCCGGGGGGTACATCAAGAGCACCCATTAACGAACTGGAAAGATATTCAAAAGAATATGGTATACATATAGAAGTAGATGATATTTGTTGTGCACTCGATTCATGTCCTGAAACATCAGAATTTACATCTATATTTGGTCGTCCTGCTCTTAAAATAAAAACTGACGAAAGGAAAATAACAGATGTTGATGTAATTCGTGGAGCTCCTTGTGGAAGCACATGGTATATGGCAGAAAACCTTATTGGTACTGATATTAAAGATGCTGCATCTTACGGGGGATTGCTGATTCAACAATATCCATGCCGTGCAGTAAGGGGGGGAAAAGGGGGAATTCACGAATCTGCCGAACTTCATAAAAAAGCAATAGAAAAAGCAATAGAAAAAGCACTTGAAAAATAA